Genomic window (bacterium):
CCAGACGATGCGGAGCAGATCGTAGCTCAGGCGGCGGCCGAGCTCCTCATCGCTCTCGAATTGTCCCCGGCCCAAGGCAGCGGCGCCCGCCGGGGTCGGGCGGAGCCGCGCGCCGCAGGATCGACAGATGATCTTGCCCGCGGGATTCTCAGTCCCGCACTTCGGACATTGCATCGCTCGCCTCCATCTGCGACCTGCCCCGCTGTGGGGATAACGATTCTGGACCCGTCACGTATCCCGCCTCATCTCTCGTGAGTCAGCCGCCGGGCGCGACGCGCGGGAGCTGCGCAGGGCCTCCCAGCG
Coding sequences:
- a CDS encoding zinc ribbon domain-containing protein — translated: MQCPKCGTENPAGKIICRSCGARLRPTPAGAAALGRGQFESDEELGRRLSYDLLRIVWVVAVVIVVGLGLGFLLK